The following coding sequences lie in one Zingiber officinale cultivar Zhangliang chromosome 2B, Zo_v1.1, whole genome shotgun sequence genomic window:
- the LOC122046254 gene encoding uncharacterized protein LOC122046254, translating to MADRSLLFTGFLVLLTAGASSGALISSRASPGRAISDLKDSIVRALGFQAEDVEVSGFQARDAQVGHSLAYEFEIEIDKKVIPIKLLEDVSRWEAADFPTFGEDAENEGDGTELVNIERWSNSRAPPTLPPFQLAGPLELWIQDADSLRIALPHEVEAGTLRKVILTDDVAVTVKGARSVSLRLPLQLPLPLNRTHPDSRRPASGLLAIAEAARQSARSSGEPLLSLRVVGPTSLTSSPSASPHDKLKLKRLAPGLVELSSRSLPSTAGAQNPTLWPLISLNGSNSNIQGFEELLASLLGRKGEEEGSFTLLKADVAARSYMKIGFKVEKQIAEGEVDWSSYPEWRTRPEKSTAHFEVLSRIEENGKVIPERITEVNPAEILDSVAQSELTGNFSMSRASIVHPPQSFFTL from the exons ATGGCGGATCGTTCCCTGTTATTCACAGGATTCCTCGTACTTCTCACGGCGGGAGCTTCTTCAGGTGCTCTAATCTCCTCGAGAGCGTCTCCCGGACGAGCTATTTCG GATTTGAAGGATTCGATTGTGAGGGCGCTGGGGTTCCAGGCAGAGGACGTGGAGGTCTCGGGGTTCCAGGCCCGTGACGCGCAGGTGGGGCATTCGCTGGCGTACGAATTCGAGATCGAGATCGATAAGAAGGTTATTCCGATCAAGTTGTTGGAGGACGTGAGCCGATGGGAGGCTGCGGATTTTCCGACATTTGGAGAGGACGCAGAGAATGAAGGAGATGGAACAGAGTTGGTGAACATCGAGAGGTGGTCGAATTCTAGGGCTCCGCCGACCTTGCCGCCGTTTCAGCTCGCCGGCCCTTTGGAGCTGTGGATTCAAGACGCCGATAGCCTGAGAATTGCATTGCCG CACGAGGTCGAAGCCGGAACGTTGAGGAAAGTGATTTTAACAGACGATGTCGCCGTCACCGTGAAGGGCGCGCGGTCTGTAAGCCTCCGGCTGCCGCTGCAACTCCCCCTCCCTCTCAACCGCACCCATCCCGACAGCCGCCGGCCCGCGTCGGGGCTGCTTGCCATCGCCGAGGCCGCACGTCAGTCCGCCCGTTCATCAGGCGAACCCCTCCTCTCCCTCCGCGTCGTCGGTCCGACATCCCTCACATCCTCTCCATCGGCGTCACCCCACgacaagctcaagctcaagcgGCTCGCCCCGGGGCTCGTCGAGCTCTCCTCGCGCTCCCTCCCGTCGACCGCCGGAGCGCAAAACCCGACTCTTTGGCCACTGATATCGCTGAACGGATCCAATTCCAACATCCAAGGATTCGAGGAGCTGTTGGCGTCGTTGCTCGGGCGGAAGGGCGAGGAAGAAGGATCGTTCACGCTGCTGAAAGCAGATGTAGCAGCGAGAAGCTACATGAAGATTGGATTCAAAGTAGAGAAGCAGATTGCGGAAGGGGAGGTGGACTGGTCCAGTTATCCGGAATGGAGGACGAGGCCGGAGAAATCCACGGCTCACTTCGAGGTTCTTTCTCGGATAGAGGAGAATGGAAAGGTCATCCCTGAGAGGATCACGGAAGTAAATCCTGCTGAAATACTCGACAGCGTAGCGCAGAGTGAGCTAACTGGAAACTTTTCCATGTCTCGAGCTTCAATTGTTCATCCTCCTCAAAGTTTCTTCACATTGTAA